The proteins below come from a single Aegilops tauschii subsp. strangulata cultivar AL8/78 chromosome 6, Aet v6.0, whole genome shotgun sequence genomic window:
- the LOC109776134 gene encoding mRNA cap guanine-N(7) methyltransferase 1 isoform X1, whose product MNKRPREDEPSSSQKRQFGAGGGYGEQEGYSEERISAQRVADHYSARSNQTLEERENSPIIHLKKLNNWSHLRQIKSVLVQLYARPGDCVLDLACGKGGDLIKWDKAKVGYYVGVDIAEGSIKDCMTRYNGDSDQQRRKKFSFPARLICADCYETRLDEYLREDAPFDICSCQFAMHYSWSTEARARQALANISALLRPGGTFIGTMPDANVIIKRLRESEGMEFGNSVYCITFGEEYTEKKFPASRPFGIKYKFHLEDAVDCPEWVVPFHLFKLLAEEYDLELVLMKNFHEFVHDYVQRPEFADLMRRLGPLGDGRSGQSTLSQDEWEASYLYLAFVLRKRGPPPSQRRANNPNRGKTFLAEEDIEFLSI is encoded by the exons ATGAACAAGCGACCCCGCGAGGACGAGCCTTCCTCCTCCCAAAAGCGCCAGTTTGGTGCAG GTGGCGGCTATGGGGAGCAAGAAGGGTACTCGGAGGAGCGGATCAGTGCGCAGCGGGTGGCGGACCACTACAGTGCCCGGTCGAATCAGACGCTCGAGGAGCGTGAGAACAGCCCCATCATCCACCTCAAGAAGCTCAACAACTGG TCTCACCTTCGTCAGATAAAGAGCGTCCTGGTTCAGCTGTATGCACGTCCAGGAGACTGCGTTCTAGATCTTGCTTGTGGCAAG GGAGGTGATTTGATAAAGTGGGATAAGGCCAAGGTTGGCTATTATGTAGGGGTTGATATTGCAGAAGGCTCG ATAAAAGATTGCATGACCCGTTATAACGGCGACTCGGATCAACAACGAAGGAAGAAGTTCAGTTTTCCTGCACGGCTTATTTGTGCTGACTGTTATGAG ACTCGGCTGGATGAGTATCTACGTGAGGATGCTCCATTTGACATATGCAGCTGCCAG TTTGCAATGCACTACTCATGGTCAACTGAAGCACGTGCAAGACAAGCCCTCGCAAATATATCTGCATTGCTTCGTCCTGGAGGCACGTTCATTGGAACGATGCCTGATGCTAATGTCATTATTAAAAGACTAAGAGAAT CTGAAGGGATGGAGTTTGGGAACAGTGTTTACTGTATTACCTTTGGTGAAGAGTACACAGAAAAG AAATTCCCGGCATCCAGGCCTTTTGGTATCAAGTACAAGTTTCATTTAGAG GACGCAGTTGATTGCCCGGAGTGGGTTGTTCCATTCCATCTCTTCAAACTACTGGCAGAGGAG TATGATTTAGAGCTGGTTCTAATGAAGAACTTCCATGAATTTGTACACGACTATGTGCAAAGGCCAGAGTTTGCTGATCTCATGCGAAGGCTGGGGCCTCTGGGTGATGGACGATCGGGCCAAA GCACGCTGTCACAAGATGAGTGGGAGGCATCCTATCTTTACCTCGCATTTGTTTTGCGGAAG CGAGGCCCTCCACCGTCCCAGCGGAGAGCCAACAATCCTAACAGAGGGAAGACGTTCCTCGCCGAGGAGGACATCGAGTTTCTTAGCATATGA
- the LOC109776134 gene encoding mRNA cap guanine-N(7) methyltransferase 1 isoform X2, with amino-acid sequence MNKRPREDEPSSSQKRQFGAGGGYGEQEGYSEERISAQRVADHYSARSNQTLEERENSPIIHLKKLNNWIKSVLVQLYARPGDCVLDLACGKGGDLIKWDKAKVGYYVGVDIAEGSIKDCMTRYNGDSDQQRRKKFSFPARLICADCYETRLDEYLREDAPFDICSCQFAMHYSWSTEARARQALANISALLRPGGTFIGTMPDANVIIKRLRESEGMEFGNSVYCITFGEEYTEKKFPASRPFGIKYKFHLEDAVDCPEWVVPFHLFKLLAEEYDLELVLMKNFHEFVHDYVQRPEFADLMRRLGPLGDGRSGQSTLSQDEWEASYLYLAFVLRKRGPPPSQRRANNPNRGKTFLAEEDIEFLSI; translated from the exons ATGAACAAGCGACCCCGCGAGGACGAGCCTTCCTCCTCCCAAAAGCGCCAGTTTGGTGCAG GTGGCGGCTATGGGGAGCAAGAAGGGTACTCGGAGGAGCGGATCAGTGCGCAGCGGGTGGCGGACCACTACAGTGCCCGGTCGAATCAGACGCTCGAGGAGCGTGAGAACAGCCCCATCATCCACCTCAAGAAGCTCAACAACTGG ATAAAGAGCGTCCTGGTTCAGCTGTATGCACGTCCAGGAGACTGCGTTCTAGATCTTGCTTGTGGCAAG GGAGGTGATTTGATAAAGTGGGATAAGGCCAAGGTTGGCTATTATGTAGGGGTTGATATTGCAGAAGGCTCG ATAAAAGATTGCATGACCCGTTATAACGGCGACTCGGATCAACAACGAAGGAAGAAGTTCAGTTTTCCTGCACGGCTTATTTGTGCTGACTGTTATGAG ACTCGGCTGGATGAGTATCTACGTGAGGATGCTCCATTTGACATATGCAGCTGCCAG TTTGCAATGCACTACTCATGGTCAACTGAAGCACGTGCAAGACAAGCCCTCGCAAATATATCTGCATTGCTTCGTCCTGGAGGCACGTTCATTGGAACGATGCCTGATGCTAATGTCATTATTAAAAGACTAAGAGAAT CTGAAGGGATGGAGTTTGGGAACAGTGTTTACTGTATTACCTTTGGTGAAGAGTACACAGAAAAG AAATTCCCGGCATCCAGGCCTTTTGGTATCAAGTACAAGTTTCATTTAGAG GACGCAGTTGATTGCCCGGAGTGGGTTGTTCCATTCCATCTCTTCAAACTACTGGCAGAGGAG TATGATTTAGAGCTGGTTCTAATGAAGAACTTCCATGAATTTGTACACGACTATGTGCAAAGGCCAGAGTTTGCTGATCTCATGCGAAGGCTGGGGCCTCTGGGTGATGGACGATCGGGCCAAA GCACGCTGTCACAAGATGAGTGGGAGGCATCCTATCTTTACCTCGCATTTGTTTTGCGGAAG CGAGGCCCTCCACCGTCCCAGCGGAGAGCCAACAATCCTAACAGAGGGAAGACGTTCCTCGCCGAGGAGGACATCGAGTTTCTTAGCATATGA
- the LOC109776134 gene encoding mRNA cap guanine-N(7) methyltransferase 1 isoform X3: protein MNKRPREDEPSSSQKRQFGAGGGYGEQEGYSEERISAQRVADHYSARSNQTLEERENSPIIHLKKLNNWIKDCMTRYNGDSDQQRRKKFSFPARLICADCYETRLDEYLREDAPFDICSCQFAMHYSWSTEARARQALANISALLRPGGTFIGTMPDANVIIKRLRESEGMEFGNSVYCITFGEEYTEKKFPASRPFGIKYKFHLEDAVDCPEWVVPFHLFKLLAEEYDLELVLMKNFHEFVHDYVQRPEFADLMRRLGPLGDGRSGQSTLSQDEWEASYLYLAFVLRKRGPPPSQRRANNPNRGKTFLAEEDIEFLSI, encoded by the exons ATGAACAAGCGACCCCGCGAGGACGAGCCTTCCTCCTCCCAAAAGCGCCAGTTTGGTGCAG GTGGCGGCTATGGGGAGCAAGAAGGGTACTCGGAGGAGCGGATCAGTGCGCAGCGGGTGGCGGACCACTACAGTGCCCGGTCGAATCAGACGCTCGAGGAGCGTGAGAACAGCCCCATCATCCACCTCAAGAAGCTCAACAACTGG ATAAAAGATTGCATGACCCGTTATAACGGCGACTCGGATCAACAACGAAGGAAGAAGTTCAGTTTTCCTGCACGGCTTATTTGTGCTGACTGTTATGAG ACTCGGCTGGATGAGTATCTACGTGAGGATGCTCCATTTGACATATGCAGCTGCCAG TTTGCAATGCACTACTCATGGTCAACTGAAGCACGTGCAAGACAAGCCCTCGCAAATATATCTGCATTGCTTCGTCCTGGAGGCACGTTCATTGGAACGATGCCTGATGCTAATGTCATTATTAAAAGACTAAGAGAAT CTGAAGGGATGGAGTTTGGGAACAGTGTTTACTGTATTACCTTTGGTGAAGAGTACACAGAAAAG AAATTCCCGGCATCCAGGCCTTTTGGTATCAAGTACAAGTTTCATTTAGAG GACGCAGTTGATTGCCCGGAGTGGGTTGTTCCATTCCATCTCTTCAAACTACTGGCAGAGGAG TATGATTTAGAGCTGGTTCTAATGAAGAACTTCCATGAATTTGTACACGACTATGTGCAAAGGCCAGAGTTTGCTGATCTCATGCGAAGGCTGGGGCCTCTGGGTGATGGACGATCGGGCCAAA GCACGCTGTCACAAGATGAGTGGGAGGCATCCTATCTTTACCTCGCATTTGTTTTGCGGAAG CGAGGCCCTCCACCGTCCCAGCGGAGAGCCAACAATCCTAACAGAGGGAAGACGTTCCTCGCCGAGGAGGACATCGAGTTTCTTAGCATATGA